A region of the Theropithecus gelada isolate Dixy unplaced genomic scaffold, Tgel_1.0 HiC_scaffold_16089, whole genome shotgun sequence genome:
tcccctccctgtacccatgtgttctcattgttcaactaccacttatgagtgagaacatgtagtttttggttttctatccctgtgttagtttgctgaggatgatgacttccagcttaatccatgttcctacaaaggacatgatctcatttctttgtatggctgcacagtattccatggtgtgtatgtaccacattttatttgtcaagtctgtcattgatgggcatttgggttggttccatgtctttcccattgtaaatagtgctgcaataaaaattcGTGTGCGAGTGGGTAGCCAGGTTTCCGAGAGTGCAGGGCGGTCAGCGGGTCAGGGCAGCCTGGGGCCCAACGCCATGTCCCGGAACCTGCGCACCGCGCTCATTTTCGGCAGCTTCATCTCCCTGATCGGCGCCGCCTTCTATCCCATCTACTTCCGACCCCTAATGAGATTGGAAGACTACAGGAGGGAGCAAGCCATAAATCGGGCTGGAATTGTTCAAGAGGATGTGCCGCCACCAGGGTTAAAAGTGTGGTCTGATCCATTTGGCAGGAAATGAGAAGGCTGTCACCAGCTCTGATTAAGAAAGGAGATTTCTTCATGCTTTCAATTCTGCATGGGGTACAGTCAGTCACCTCATC
Encoded here:
- the LOC112617359 gene encoding small integral membrane protein 20; this encodes MKVGHKVGSQVSESAGRSAGQGSLGPNAMSRNLRTALIFGSFISLIGAAFYPIYFRPLMRLEDYRREQAINRAGIVQEDVPPPGLKVWSDPFGRK